In one window of Reinekea forsetii DNA:
- a CDS encoding type II secretion system protein N, producing MDIKAQLINVWRPVQGWLVALLVIACGVGLAKITWLAVLPVAPLVAPKVVPAVQDGTGQGQDWLEISRSIGSREFFGAFAAAAQVVEKQAVEVPETKLNLTLQGVMARGDGQGFAVIGEGRGAGKVFAVGEDLFGQAVLAEVFGDRIVLDRRGQLEILRYEKVATEAILESVNPNANNAPAPAASFREALSQANADVANGADLQAQVQGMVEYVNRRANEDPEGFVAEMGLEPSAEGYQVTRQARQLQMVGLRPGDIVTSVNDMPVGNIQNDQVLLNQVLQTGGEIKIQIRRGSRAFTIYQTIPTY from the coding sequence ATGGATATTAAAGCCCAACTCATTAATGTCTGGCGCCCGGTGCAGGGTTGGTTGGTGGCGCTGCTGGTCATCGCCTGCGGCGTCGGCTTGGCGAAAATCACTTGGTTAGCGGTGCTGCCCGTTGCACCGCTGGTGGCGCCCAAAGTGGTCCCGGCGGTTCAGGATGGCACGGGTCAAGGTCAAGACTGGCTGGAGATCAGTCGCTCCATCGGCAGCCGGGAATTTTTTGGCGCGTTCGCTGCTGCCGCCCAAGTAGTCGAAAAACAGGCTGTCGAAGTACCGGAAACAAAACTCAACTTAACCCTTCAGGGTGTGATGGCGCGTGGGGATGGCCAAGGCTTTGCCGTGATCGGCGAAGGCCGCGGAGCGGGGAAGGTGTTCGCGGTGGGAGAAGATCTGTTCGGCCAGGCTGTGTTGGCCGAAGTGTTTGGTGATCGGATCGTTCTCGATCGTCGCGGCCAGTTGGAAATTCTCCGATACGAAAAGGTCGCCACCGAGGCTATATTGGAATCGGTTAATCCCAATGCGAATAACGCACCTGCACCCGCCGCATCCTTCCGTGAAGCCCTGTCCCAAGCCAATGCCGATGTGGCCAATGGCGCCGACCTGCAAGCCCAGGTGCAAGGCATGGTCGAATATGTGAATCGACGCGCCAATGAAGACCCAGAAGGGTTTGTGGCTGAAATGGGTCTGGAACCCTCTGCCGAGGGTTATCAGGTGACCCGGCAGGCTCGGCAACTGCAAATGGTGGGGTTGCGGCCAGGAGATATTGTGACCTCGGTAAACGATATGCCCGTTGGCAATATCCAAAATGACCAAGTTTTACTCAATCAGGTATTGCAGACCGGCGGTGAAATAAAAATTCAAATTCGTCGTGGTTCCCGTGCTTTTACTATCTATCAAACCATTCCGACATATTAA
- the gspN gene encoding type II secretion system protein N — MKVVKIKWVILLVISYSLALAALAPLQWLLPLAGPRLASLGVTLEEPDGTLWQGESLVRLKSYGYVKVDWDVQLLGLLSLKLPVQISVQNAQMAVTGRLLVKPAGLAIENLTGYLDDTLFAPIYSAYKASLSGRLQLDSVSAEVGWGKQLGALHGSLTWSGGPVGIPMGRTVQNYQVPTLFGQLASNDQGWTLRAQGERQQDYINIALTPAGLATLTVQRTLAEDMAIRVPGNGTTLFDISQQVF; from the coding sequence ATGAAGGTAGTCAAAATAAAATGGGTCATTTTGCTAGTGATCAGCTACAGCCTAGCCTTGGCTGCTCTCGCGCCGCTACAGTGGTTATTGCCATTGGCCGGGCCGAGGTTGGCCAGTTTGGGTGTGACGCTGGAAGAGCCCGACGGCACCTTATGGCAAGGTGAATCACTGGTCCGCTTAAAATCCTACGGTTATGTCAAAGTCGACTGGGATGTTCAGTTGCTTGGTCTGTTGTCCCTTAAATTGCCGGTCCAGATCAGTGTGCAAAATGCGCAAATGGCGGTAACGGGTCGACTACTGGTCAAGCCCGCCGGCTTGGCGATCGAGAATCTAACCGGCTACCTCGATGACACCCTGTTTGCCCCCATTTACAGCGCCTATAAGGCAAGCCTTTCCGGTCGGTTGCAGTTGGACTCAGTCTCTGCCGAGGTTGGTTGGGGCAAACAATTGGGTGCCTTGCATGGCTCCCTGACCTGGTCTGGGGGGCCGGTCGGCATACCCATGGGTCGCACCGTGCAGAATTATCAGGTGCCGACGCTGTTTGGGCAGTTGGCCTCAAACGATCAGGGCTGGACCCTCAGGGCGCAGGGCGAGCGGCAACAAGATTATATAAATATAGCGTTGACGCCGGCCGGTCTGGCAACCCTGACTGTGCAGCGCACCTTAGCCGAGGATATGGCGATTCGGGTGCCCGGCAATGGCACGACCCTGTTCGATATTTCCCAGCAGGTGTTTTAA
- a CDS encoding LacI family DNA-binding transcriptional regulator, with the protein MSKYGRVRIKDIAKELDLSTATVSRALSPETEHMVGKDQVKRVRDCARELGYIPNLAAAALRNQKTHVIGVVIPDILNPVFPPMIKGIQSYLFTQGYITIFVFSNNNQEEALEEVRRLAMRNVDGLILASAFLEDRSVSECLLQEIPLVLANRSIQEGHLVHQVLSDDQHGMELAINHLISLGHRHLAHFAGPDTILQGLKRRQAFEWLCQQNNIEFDIINCDQDDTYAFSVDAGRVGARDYLESGGKATGWIAANDLMAIGAIETCRKLNIQIPKDISICGFNDMPMADIVNPSLTTVSVPFEEIGEQAARMLVKEIGSPWPSKQRWLIAPHLVVRESTAKA; encoded by the coding sequence ATGTCGAAATATGGGCGAGTCCGAATAAAAGACATTGCAAAGGAACTGGACTTAAGCACTGCCACGGTCTCTCGGGCTTTGAGCCCGGAGACCGAACATATGGTGGGTAAGGACCAGGTGAAGCGGGTACGAGACTGTGCCCGTGAGCTCGGCTATATCCCCAATTTAGCCGCGGCGGCCCTGCGTAATCAAAAAACCCATGTTATCGGCGTGGTGATTCCCGATATTCTCAATCCGGTGTTTCCGCCCATGATCAAGGGCATCCAAAGCTACTTGTTTACCCAAGGCTATATCACTATTTTTGTGTTTAGTAATAATAACCAAGAGGAGGCCTTGGAAGAGGTTCGCCGTCTAGCGATGCGCAACGTCGATGGACTGATCTTGGCGAGTGCGTTTTTAGAAGACCGCAGTGTCAGCGAATGCCTGTTGCAGGAAATACCGCTCGTCTTGGCCAATCGGTCAATACAAGAAGGCCATCTGGTGCACCAGGTGTTAAGCGATGATCAGCATGGCATGGAGTTGGCGATCAACCACTTGATTTCATTGGGTCATCGTCACTTGGCCCACTTCGCCGGTCCCGATACCATTTTACAGGGCTTAAAGCGACGTCAGGCCTTCGAGTGGCTGTGTCAGCAAAATAATATCGAGTTCGACATAATTAATTGTGATCAGGACGATACCTATGCCTTTAGTGTTGATGCCGGTCGAGTGGGCGCGCGCGATTACCTAGAATCGGGCGGCAAGGCCACGGGCTGGATTGCGGCCAACGACCTGATGGCCATCGGCGCGATTGAAACCTGTCGTAAACTGAATATCCAGATTCCTAAGGATATCTCGATCTGCGGATTCAATGATATGCCCATGGCCGACATTGTAAATCCATCTCTGACCACGGTATCGGTTCCGTTCGAAGAGATCGGAGAGCAGGCTGCCCGAATGTTGGTCAAGGAAATCGGCTCGCCCTGGCCGAGTAAACAACGCTGGCTTATTGCACCGCACTTGGTGGTGCGCGAGTCGACGGCGAAGGCCTAA
- the lpdA gene encoding dihydrolipoyl dehydrogenase, giving the protein MKTELLVIGSGPGGYAAAFRAADLGLNVVLVDKRDSIGGVCLNEGCIPSKALLHVAEVIREAKHASELGITFSEPEIDLDKVRAHKDSLVGKLTGGLGGIARRRKVTVHQGEARFTGPNSVSVEGETIDFDHVIIAVGSTPVSLPNWPVDARIWDSTRALELPEIPQRLTIVGAGIIGLEMATLYAALGSKVTLVELADTMLPDADAESAKVLHKAMVQQGCEFHFGTAVVDIETSSAGIRLTTSKDTTIEADIVISAVGRRSNAGKVNIEAAGLTLSRGDIIDVDAQSRTTVKHIFAIGDVTGMPMLAHRATHQGKIAAEVIAGHKVQLDTKLIPSVAYTSPEFAWIGFSVEAAKAAGYQAKSSSFPWLASGRNLASGGQDGLTKLVYDEPTGRILGGSLVGKNAGELLAEVTLAIEMGATLEDLALTIHAHPTLSETIAFAAERALGSLTDL; this is encoded by the coding sequence ATGAAAACAGAATTATTAGTAATAGGCAGTGGTCCTGGCGGGTATGCGGCGGCCTTTCGCGCGGCAGATCTGGGGCTTAATGTTGTTTTAGTCGACAAACGCGACTCCATCGGTGGCGTGTGTCTAAATGAAGGCTGTATCCCCTCCAAGGCACTGCTGCATGTTGCTGAAGTGATTCGCGAAGCCAAGCATGCCTCGGAACTCGGGATCACCTTCTCCGAGCCTGAGATCGACTTGGATAAGGTGCGCGCTCATAAGGACTCGCTGGTCGGTAAGCTGACCGGGGGCCTGGGTGGAATCGCGCGTCGACGCAAGGTCACCGTGCATCAAGGGGAAGCACGCTTTACCGGCCCCAATAGTGTGTCGGTCGAGGGTGAAACTATTGATTTCGACCACGTCATTATCGCGGTCGGATCGACCCCGGTCAGTCTACCGAACTGGCCAGTGGATGCCCGTATTTGGGATTCGACCCGAGCGCTGGAATTGCCTGAAATACCGCAGCGGTTGACCATTGTGGGCGCCGGTATTATCGGCTTAGAGATGGCAACCCTGTACGCTGCCTTAGGCAGTAAGGTGACTCTAGTAGAGTTAGCCGATACAATGCTGCCTGATGCGGATGCTGAATCTGCGAAGGTGTTACATAAGGCAATGGTCCAGCAGGGCTGTGAGTTCCATTTTGGCACTGCAGTTGTTGATATTGAAACCAGCAGCGCCGGGATCCGCCTAACAACATCAAAAGACACGACGATTGAAGCGGATATTGTTATTTCTGCGGTTGGTCGACGCTCCAACGCCGGAAAAGTGAATATTGAAGCCGCAGGTCTGACCCTTAGCCGCGGCGATATTATCGATGTCGATGCTCAAAGCAGAACCACGGTTAAGCATATTTTTGCTATAGGGGATGTTACGGGCATGCCGATGCTGGCCCACAGAGCCACGCATCAAGGCAAGATCGCCGCCGAAGTGATCGCGGGACACAAGGTTCAGCTTGATACCAAGCTGATTCCGTCGGTTGCCTATACCTCGCCGGAATTCGCTTGGATAGGTTTCAGTGTAGAAGCAGCTAAAGCAGCTGGCTATCAGGCTAAATCGTCCAGTTTTCCCTGGTTGGCGAGCGGCCGTAATCTCGCCTCGGGCGGGCAGGATGGCCTGACCAAACTGGTTTACGATGAGCCCACTGGGCGGATATTGGGTGGCTCACTGGTTGGGAAAAATGCCGGTGAGTTGCTGGCGGAGGTTACCTTGGCCATTGAAATGGGTGCAACGCTAGAGGATTTAGCACTGACCATCCATGCGCATCCGACCCTGTCTGAAACCATTGCGTTTGCGGCAGAAAGAGCGTTAGGTAGCCTTACGGATTTATAA
- a CDS encoding 2-oxo acid dehydrogenase subunit E2: MINMIPDGSPSQRARSFAGHSVKATPDGQQYWQVDHSQYGAVTEVPMSKMALVSAGNLQASIQLIPSVTHGDKASVDLLEQFRKGLKGEMQARGVKLSVLAFLVKALAKALQEMPKFNTSLSADGQTLIQKHYVHIGIAVDTDYGLVVPVIRNADQKGIVAIAEEINVLALAAKSKRLKAEQMGGASMSITSLGNIGGTYFTPIVNPPEVAILGVTPMVTEPVWNGTEFLPELRLPLDLSYDHRVINGADAARFTRQICKYLTEPQRLMV, from the coding sequence ATGATTAACATGATACCGGACGGGTCTCCGTCACAACGAGCGCGGAGCTTTGCCGGTCATTCGGTCAAGGCGACGCCAGACGGCCAGCAATATTGGCAGGTCGATCACAGCCAGTATGGTGCGGTGACTGAAGTACCGATGTCCAAGATGGCCTTGGTGTCGGCTGGCAACCTGCAAGCATCGATCCAATTGATTCCCAGCGTGACCCATGGCGACAAAGCCTCTGTGGACTTGCTGGAGCAATTTCGCAAGGGCCTAAAAGGCGAAATGCAGGCGCGCGGTGTGAAATTGTCGGTGCTGGCATTTTTGGTTAAGGCGTTGGCCAAGGCATTGCAAGAGATGCCCAAGTTCAATACCTCACTAAGTGCAGACGGTCAAACGCTCATCCAAAAGCACTATGTGCACATCGGCATCGCCGTTGACACCGACTATGGCTTAGTTGTACCCGTGATTCGCAATGCAGACCAAAAGGGAATTGTGGCCATCGCTGAGGAAATTAATGTCCTAGCGTTGGCAGCCAAATCGAAGCGCCTAAAAGCCGAGCAGATGGGTGGCGCATCGATGTCGATCACCAGTTTGGGCAATATCGGTGGCACCTATTTTACCCCCATCGTCAATCCGCCCGAGGTCGCTATCCTGGGTGTTACGCCCATGGTCACGGAACCGGTTTGGAACGGCACCGAGTTTTTGCCGGAATTGCGTTTACCACTGGATCTCAGTTACGACCATAGGGTTATTAACGGAGCAGATGCGGCTCGGTTCACACGTCAAATTTGCAAATATTTGACCGAACCTCAACGACTGATGGTGTAA
- a CDS encoding NAD-dependent succinate-semialdehyde dehydrogenase: protein MTDFKNQLYINGAWRDSASGAVFDVINPFDESVLSQCASAEVADAQDALTAAANAAPVWRGMTPRQRSVILRKAFDLMTARLPEFAELITLENGKAKTDAMGEATYAAEFFRWFSEEAVRADGNLTMAPASGARILVHQKPAGIAYLITPWNYPAAMGTRKIAPALAAGCTVIVKPASETPLSLLALAALLEEAGVPAGVVNILPSQKPAEISEVIMNDPRVRVVSFTGSTGVGRNLLKLAANQVLTPAMELGGNAPLLVLHDADIDVAVEGAMLAKMRNMGEACTAANRLYVHASIATEFTEKLSAAMGKLTVGNGLEAGIDVGPLVNAATRDKVSSFVCDAVEKGAKIEVGGVLPTGPGYFYPPTVLSNVPDNALCLDDEIFGPVAAIQTFTDEQAIIAKANDTEYGLVAYVFTEDLKRGLHISEQLEFGMVGLNRGLVSDPAAPFGGVKQSGLGREGGHEGLMEFMETQYISTVW from the coding sequence GTGACAGACTTTAAGAACCAATTGTATATAAACGGGGCGTGGCGCGATTCAGCCTCAGGCGCGGTATTTGATGTCATCAATCCGTTTGACGAGTCGGTGTTAAGCCAATGTGCTTCGGCCGAGGTTGCCGATGCACAGGACGCTCTGACCGCGGCGGCCAATGCCGCGCCCGTCTGGCGCGGCATGACGCCGCGACAACGCAGTGTGATTTTGCGCAAAGCCTTTGACCTGATGACGGCCCGTTTGCCGGAATTTGCTGAGCTCATCACCCTGGAAAATGGCAAGGCGAAAACCGATGCGATGGGCGAGGCGACCTACGCCGCCGAATTTTTCCGTTGGTTCTCCGAAGAAGCGGTTCGAGCCGATGGCAACCTCACCATGGCCCCTGCCAGTGGTGCTCGGATCCTGGTGCATCAGAAGCCAGCCGGTATTGCTTACCTAATAACCCCGTGGAATTACCCAGCAGCAATGGGCACGCGGAAAATAGCACCGGCGCTCGCCGCCGGCTGCACGGTTATTGTTAAGCCTGCGAGTGAAACTCCGCTGTCATTGTTGGCCTTGGCGGCTTTATTGGAAGAAGCCGGCGTACCGGCCGGTGTCGTCAATATCCTGCCGTCGCAGAAGCCCGCGGAAATCTCCGAAGTTATTATGAATGATCCTCGGGTTCGAGTGGTGTCATTCACCGGATCAACGGGTGTTGGTCGCAACCTATTGAAGCTGGCTGCCAATCAGGTACTGACCCCTGCTATGGAGCTGGGCGGTAATGCGCCCCTACTGGTGCTGCACGACGCCGATATCGATGTGGCGGTTGAAGGTGCCATGCTGGCCAAGATGCGCAATATGGGTGAAGCCTGTACGGCGGCCAATCGACTGTACGTGCACGCATCGATAGCCACTGAGTTTACCGAAAAACTGTCCGCAGCAATGGGCAAGTTAACCGTCGGCAACGGCTTAGAAGCGGGCATCGATGTGGGTCCGCTAGTCAATGCCGCCACGCGCGACAAGGTCAGTTCCTTTGTGTGTGACGCGGTTGAAAAGGGCGCAAAAATTGAGGTCGGTGGTGTGTTACCAACCGGGCCGGGCTATTTTTATCCGCCCACGGTTCTGAGTAATGTGCCCGACAATGCGTTGTGCCTTGATGATGAAATTTTTGGACCGGTTGCGGCGATTCAAACCTTTACCGATGAACAGGCGATTATCGCCAAGGCCAATGATACCGAATACGGTTTAGTGGCCTATGTGTTCACCGAGGATCTAAAAAGAGGTCTGCACATCAGCGAGCAGCTTGAGTTTGGTATGGTTGGCTTAAATCGCGGTTTGGTTTCGGATCCGGCGGCACCCTTTGGTGGTGTTAAGCAGTCTGGACTGGGGCGCGAAGGCGGCCACGAAGGCTTGATGGAATTTATGGAAACTCAATACATATCGACGGTTTGGTGA
- a CDS encoding biotin/lipoyl-containing protein, with protein sequence MSFDIIMPVLGMNQDTGIIAQWLKQPGEWVSSGDAVLSVETDKAVQDIETRHEGYLSHVKYEEGAEVPVGDVIAQLTATPEESAASASAAPAVSAAPVPAVEKPVAAPAPIAAVADVPKAPVPIQQSSTGKILASPKAKALASERNIALADIASSGIAQPFHAHDVVNYVPMKATAKSRSKVSVKVAPEALVAMEQWLGTEGFTITRAELLAVMTAGALRLTQAIESDSDCYVTLAADETSILNPDRAGLSGIELITSAVDSTVSLWDFTDSPIASFSDDNHSGISIAFFGTSEWTVDLNYDSEVINAKQAVALLSELVLRFSQPLRQLL encoded by the coding sequence ATGTCTTTTGATATTATTATGCCGGTGCTTGGTATGAATCAAGACACGGGCATTATCGCGCAATGGCTCAAGCAGCCAGGCGAGTGGGTGTCATCTGGCGACGCAGTCTTGTCCGTTGAAACGGATAAGGCCGTCCAAGATATCGAAACTCGGCATGAGGGTTATTTGTCGCACGTTAAATACGAAGAGGGCGCCGAGGTACCGGTTGGTGATGTTATTGCGCAACTGACCGCCACGCCTGAGGAAAGCGCCGCTTCGGCGAGTGCGGCCCCGGCCGTGAGTGCCGCGCCAGTGCCGGCAGTCGAAAAGCCCGTAGCAGCGCCTGCTCCTATTGCCGCCGTAGCGGATGTACCGAAAGCACCCGTGCCGATCCAGCAATCCAGCACGGGTAAGATACTTGCGTCACCCAAGGCAAAAGCCTTGGCCAGTGAACGCAATATCGCCTTGGCGGATATCGCATCCTCTGGCATAGCGCAACCCTTCCATGCGCACGATGTCGTCAATTATGTACCCATGAAAGCGACTGCGAAGTCTCGTTCGAAGGTGAGTGTGAAAGTTGCACCCGAGGCATTGGTTGCGATGGAGCAGTGGCTCGGCACAGAAGGCTTTACCATCACTCGAGCAGAATTATTAGCCGTTATGACCGCGGGCGCGTTGCGCTTAACCCAGGCCATTGAGTCCGATTCTGACTGTTATGTGACCTTGGCCGCTGACGAGACCAGCATTTTGAATCCAGATCGCGCGGGCTTGTCCGGTATTGAGTTAATAACCTCTGCAGTCGACAGTACAGTGAGTTTGTGGGATTTCACCGATTCACCGATTGCCAGTTTTTCAGATGACAATCATTCTGGCATCAGTATCGCATTCTTCGGCACATCCGAATGGACCGTGGACCTGAACTACGATTCTGAGGTAATAAACGCCAAGCAAGCCGTCGCGCTGCTGTCAGAATTAGTGCTGCGTTTCTCCCAGCCTCTGCGTCAATTATTATAG
- a CDS encoding alpha-ketoacid dehydrogenase subunit beta, with translation MRTITWSQAMNEAIAEEMRRDERVFILGEDVAEAGTPFKVTSGLVEEFGTQRVLDTPISEPGFMGMAVGAAMTGMRPIVDLMFGDFIYLIMDQLANQAAKQHYMSGGALTVPLVVRTNMGATRRSAAQHSQSLQALVAHIPGLKVAIPSTPYEVKGLMKAAIRDNNPVIIFEDKLSYQMKGEVPEEEYIIPLGQASVVSQGTDISLIATSSMVQVCQAAAVALARQGISAEVISVRTIAPLDDATLVNSVKKTGRAIVVDQGHQSLGVTSEIVARLNEQAFYYLDAPLTRIGAMDVPIPFSPALEDLTVPTVEGVTVKAIQLVTGVL, from the coding sequence ATGAGAACTATTACTTGGTCGCAAGCAATGAACGAAGCGATCGCCGAAGAAATGCGCCGCGACGAGCGTGTATTTATCTTGGGTGAAGATGTAGCTGAAGCCGGCACCCCGTTTAAAGTCACCTCAGGGCTGGTTGAAGAATTTGGTACGCAACGCGTTTTAGATACACCCATATCTGAGCCTGGTTTTATGGGCATGGCCGTCGGTGCTGCCATGACTGGTATGCGGCCTATTGTCGATTTGATGTTCGGTGATTTTATCTATCTGATCATGGATCAGTTGGCTAACCAAGCAGCCAAACAACATTACATGTCTGGTGGTGCGCTCACCGTGCCCTTGGTCGTTCGGACCAATATGGGTGCCACGCGCCGTAGTGCCGCGCAGCATAGCCAAAGTTTACAAGCTTTGGTTGCGCACATACCGGGCCTGAAAGTTGCTATTCCGTCTACGCCGTACGAAGTGAAAGGCCTGATGAAGGCTGCGATCCGCGATAACAACCCGGTGATCATCTTCGAAGACAAGCTGTCCTACCAGATGAAAGGTGAGGTCCCTGAAGAGGAATACATCATCCCATTAGGCCAAGCCAGCGTCGTGTCTCAAGGCACGGATATTAGCCTGATCGCGACCTCGTCTATGGTCCAGGTGTGTCAAGCAGCGGCCGTCGCCTTGGCGCGTCAAGGGATCAGTGCCGAAGTGATTAGTGTTAGAACCATTGCCCCACTCGATGACGCTACCTTAGTGAATTCGGTTAAGAAAACCGGTCGAGCGATCGTTGTCGATCAAGGTCATCAGAGCCTTGGTGTAACCTCTGAAATTGTGGCTCGTCTGAATGAGCAGGCTTTCTATTACCTGGATGCGCCCCTGACGCGAATTGGTGCCATGGATGTTCCGATCCCATTCTCTCCTGCGCTAGAGGACCTTACCGTCCCGACTGTTGAGGGTGTTACGGTCAAAGCGATACAGTTAGTCACAGGGGTATTGTAA
- a CDS encoding thiamine pyrophosphate-dependent dehydrogenase E1 component subunit alpha produces the protein MATLTKKDTPRLLRAYRQMVTIREFENNANDLYLGAKMPGLTHMYSGQEAVAVGICEALKKTDYITSTHRGHGHCVAKGADLKLMFCELLGKEEGYCRGKGGSMHIADQSMGNLGANAIVGGSAGIATGAALTSKMLGKDDVTVCFFGDGALGQGVLYEVMNMAALWNLPVIYACENNLYGEYTHVDEMAAGTITARAEAFGIESHRVDGQDFVAVNELSEKLVERARNGEGPFFIELSTYRYHGHHVGDINRAYYRTKEEEQHWKDDRDPISILSTLLVAKKLVEQSELDTINSAVKQEAEAAVAYALAAAYPDESEVDMHVFADSKVEI, from the coding sequence ATGGCAACTTTAACAAAAAAAGATACGCCGCGTTTGCTCCGAGCGTATCGACAGATGGTCACTATACGAGAATTTGAAAATAACGCGAACGATCTTTACCTCGGCGCTAAGATGCCCGGCTTGACCCATATGTACAGTGGCCAGGAAGCGGTCGCCGTGGGTATTTGTGAAGCGTTGAAAAAGACCGATTACATCACCAGTACCCACCGAGGCCACGGCCACTGTGTAGCCAAAGGAGCGGATTTAAAACTCATGTTCTGTGAGCTGCTCGGTAAGGAAGAAGGCTACTGCCGAGGCAAGGGTGGTTCTATGCACATTGCCGATCAGAGCATGGGCAACTTAGGTGCGAATGCCATTGTTGGTGGCAGTGCCGGTATTGCAACGGGTGCCGCTTTAACCTCAAAAATGCTTGGCAAGGATGACGTCACGGTTTGTTTCTTTGGTGATGGCGCGCTCGGTCAAGGCGTACTCTATGAAGTGATGAACATGGCTGCACTGTGGAACTTACCGGTTATCTATGCCTGTGAAAACAATTTGTATGGTGAATATACCCATGTCGATGAAATGGCGGCTGGCACGATAACGGCCAGAGCTGAGGCCTTTGGTATTGAGTCCCATCGGGTCGATGGCCAAGATTTTGTAGCGGTTAACGAACTGTCTGAAAAATTAGTCGAGCGTGCGCGCAACGGTGAAGGCCCATTCTTTATAGAATTGTCCACCTACCGTTATCACGGTCACCATGTTGGCGATATCAACCGTGCCTACTACCGTACCAAAGAAGAAGAGCAGCATTGGAAAGACGATCGCGATCCGATTAGCATCTTAAGTACGTTGCTCGTAGCGAAGAAATTGGTAGAGCAGAGTGAGTTGGATACGATCAATAGCGCCGTCAAGCAAGAAGCGGAAGCCGCCGTTGCATACGCCCTGGCAGCTGCTTACCCAGACGAATCTGAAGTTGATATGCACGTGTTTGCAGACAGTAAGGTGGAGATATAG
- a CDS encoding FmdB family zinc ribbon protein has translation MPIYTYESVETGERFDFTQKMDEPRYTSHPESGEEMIRVIVAGFSIRYNGIREHVKVNKKLPAATACGCASNVALAKQMFQNTRETPAYGSVSSRRTVTGGVTASPKLIGGKSHSHTHGPSCNHKH, from the coding sequence ATGCCTATATATACCTACGAATCAGTAGAAACCGGTGAACGCTTTGACTTCACCCAAAAAATGGACGAGCCCCGTTATACCAGCCATCCGGAGTCTGGTGAAGAAATGATCCGAGTAATAGTTGCCGGCTTTTCGATCCGCTATAACGGCATTCGCGAGCATGTAAAGGTTAACAAAAAACTGCCAGCAGCAACCGCCTGCGGTTGTGCTTCGAATGTGGCTTTAGCCAAGCAAATGTTTCAAAACACTAGAGAAACACCGGCCTATGGTTCTGTTTCAAGTCGGCGCACGGTAACCGGTGGCGTGACCGCTTCGCCTAAATTGATCGGCGGGAAAAGTCACAGTCATACTCACGGTCCTAGCTGTAACCATAAGCACTAA